The DNA segment GTTGGTTGATTATTCTCATTGTGTTCTTTCATGATTTTATATTTTTTTATTATTTTAAAACATCATCGAATTACTTACGTCAAAAAACTTCAGTAACGACAAGTTGGTTCTGAGCAAGTTGCTAATTTGTAGATTTAATGGTTCCATTTTTTCAGTAATAGAATCGGCATGGTGCTGAATGGTTCGCTCTAATTGTTCTTTGAGTAGCTTTTCATGATTTCTTCTCTCAACAATTTTTCGTCTTGTGTAAAATGTTGTCATGATTAAAGGAGTTTTGGGTGATTTATAAAGTTACCTAATAATTCTTACAGCTGATTATAAATTAACAATTAAACTTTATATTATTTTACGAAATTGAGATGAATTACATCTTCTACAAATCTTTGGTTCGAAATTTGACTAGAAATTCTCCTGGTCTTATTAGTGCTTTTTATTAATTGTAAAAACCTCATTTTCTAATTGTTAGATTTCACCATTCATTCATCCGTGTCCGAAACCCACGCTAATTGGGAGTCATTTTGTGCCGACACTATATTTTTAAGAAAAGATTTTCTAAAAGGATTAGAACAAAGTATGCCTGCAAATATGCAGAATTTTTATGTTGAATATTTCTCTGATTCCAACTTAGTAGGCATTGCATTACTGCAACTAATTGATTTAAAAAATATTCAGCCATTTCAAGAAGTTGATATTTCTTTAAAATCCAAACTATCATCTTGGGCATTGAATAAGTTTGCTTCCTCAGTACTATTTATCGGAAATAATATGATGAGCGGACAAAATGCATTTCGATTTTCTTCTAAAATAACAGAACAAGAAAAATTTAAATTGCTAAGTGATTCTGCAAATTCCTTGAGGAGCAAATTGAAAGGAAAGGGACAAAGAATTCACATTACCGTGTGGAAGGATTTCAGTAAAATGGAAGGTACCCAAATAGAAAAGTCAATTTCTACCGAATATTACAAATTTGCAATTCAACCTTCGATGGTATTTAATCTTCCTGATACGATACAATGCGAATTGGATTATGTAAATTTATTATCGAAAAAATACCGAGACCAATACAAACGTGCACGCAAAAAGGCGATAGAAATTGAAAAGCGCCAACTATCAATATCAGAAATAGAAACTTATCAGGAGCGATTATTTGAATTGTACTCAACGACAGTGGCCAATGCTTCCTTTAATACATTTTATCTGCCTAAAGACCATTTTGCAGCTTTAAAAAAGAATTTGGGTGCTGATTTTCAGTTGTACGCTTACTTTCTCGACAAAGAACTCATCGGGTTCAATACCATCGTAAAAAATGGCGAAACCCTTGAGCCATACTTTCTTGGATATGATGCAGAAAAGCAAAAGAGTAGCCTTCTTTATCTAAATATGTTGTACGATATTGTTGGTTATGCTTCTGCAAAAAAGTTTAAAACTATTTCCTTTGGCCGAACTGCATTGGAAATTAAAAGTAGTGTAGGCGCGAAACCATTAGAATTATTTGGTTTTATAAAGCACTCGAATCCTGTAATTAATTTCTTTATTGCTATAATTTTTAGATCTGTCGAACCCAAGGCAGATTGGAGGAACAGAAATCCTTTTAAAGCTGAGTATGCGGGACCGCGAGTTTAAAGTTTTTGTCGAGAATTTCTATTTCAAGAGATTTCGTCAGCCCTAGATATTCTCCGTCAATTTGAAAGTGAACGTCAACATCGGTTTCTATAGTTGCTGATCTAGTAGAAATAATAGTTACATCTTCTTCATTATCTAATGGCATATTGCCAAATAATATTTTGGAAAATAGAATTAAATTTAAATTTTTAAGGATAACAATTTCAAATTTACCATCATTAAGCATTCCCAAAGGATTGATAACGACGCCGGTACCATATTTTTGTGAATTTGCCACCACAATCATTTTACTGTTTACTTGGGTAATACCCTCTGGAGTAGTGATTATGGCATTAAAAGGAAGTTCTTCATCAGTGAGAGTATTTATGGATTGCAGTATATAACCCATCTTGCCTCTTACGCCACTATTTTGGTAATTTTTAATTAGTTCTGCATTAAGACCAATATCACTCAGGTGCAGGCTTTTTTGTCCGTTTATGCAAATCATATCTATTTCGATTGGCTCATTTTCGAAAGCTACAAGAATATTATCACTAAGAATTTTGGAAAAATTAAGATCAACGGATAATCCATTTGCTGATCCCGCCGGAATAATTCCAAAAACAACATCTTCGGCTTGTAAGATGTCTGCTACAAATTTGATAGTACCGTCTCCTCCAACAATTATAACTCTTTGAGGTTTAAGTTTCTTATAAAGTCGATTTATTTCATATGCGTCAGATTTGCCCGTGGTATAAAATGTTGTGAGTTGCAGATTTTTAAGTTTACAATAAAGTGATGCTGACTCTACAATCTCTAACTTATCCAAATCGCCTGATATTGGATTTACGATCATTAAAATATTCTTTTCGGACTGCATCTGTATGTTATTAAAGATTTCTTTTTAATTTGTACTCCAAATATAAATGATTTTTTTAATGAAGCCACTTTTAAAATTATATCGAGGTTATGCAAATCAGCAAGAGCTGGTAGTAATGGGACATGTATTTTGTCCAACGACCAAAGAGGAGTATGATTTTCAGAAAAGAAGTTTTAAGAATGCTAAAAGTATTATCAGAATGTTTCGTGTGAAAACAAAAGGAAATGCCGACGTGTTTTTATACCACGATGGCGAAAAAATTCACACAAAAGCGTTAGAAGATGGCTATTTTAAATTTTGTATTCCCTTAAAAAATGACTTAGCATTTGGCTGGAATAATTACCGGGTGAGTATTATGCACAATGGCAAAGAAATCATTGAAAAAGGGAGCTATGTGCGCCCTCACGATGGTGAACTAGGATTTATCTCTGATATTGATGATACATTTCTAGTGTCTCACACCAGAAACATTTTCAAGAAAATGTACATATTACTTTTCAAAAATGTAAATGACCGCAGAATTTTTGAAGATGTTGTCGCCCATTATCAGGCCTTAAGCAATTCTGGTCGAGGGACTGGAGCCGAAGAAAATGCATTTTTTTATGTGAGTAGCAGCGAATGGAATTTGTATCGATTTATCGTAGAATTCACAAAAATCCACCAGTTGCCAAAAGCGGTGATGCTATTAAAAGACATTAAGACTAGCTTACTTGATTTTCTTGTCACTGGCAGAGGTGATCATAATCACAAATTCGAAAAGGTAAAGCATATACTAGAATTTTATCCTCAACTCAATTACACTCTGTTGGGCGATGATAGTCAGGAGGATGCTTTCCTATATGAAGCAATCTGCAAAATATTTCCGGTAAATGTAAAGGCAGTTTATATAAGGCAAACTGGAAGTAAGAAAAAACAAAAAGTAGTGAAGACACTAGAAAACATTAGTTCTCTAGATGTCTCCACTTTGTATTTTAAAAGTAGTACTGAAGCTATTGCTCATTCAAAGAGTATCGGACTAATTATTGATTAGTTAGTAGCCAACTCAATTGCCATTTGTGCATCCTCCCAATCTAGAAGTAATTGATCTAATTCAGCCTTCTTTTTATTATATGCTGAGAAAAAATTGGCATCTTCAATGTGTTTGTCATAGTTTGAGTCTAATAACTTATCATCTCGTTGAATGTTAATTTCTAGTTGCTTAATTTGAGATTCAATTTTATTTAATCTGTTATAAAGTGCTTTATTTTTCTTCTGTTCTTCGTAAGAAGCTTTATTACTGTCTTTAACAACTTCTTTCTTGGCAACATCTTTTTTCTCAACTTCGCGCATATTTTCAAGATTGCGTTGCTCTAAGAAATAATTAATATCACCCAAATATTCATGGATTTTTTGATCCTTAAACTCATAAACGATATTTGACATTCCTTGTAAGAAATCTCTATCGTGAGAAACAAGGAGCAACGTTCCTTCGTATTTTTGAAGTGCGGTTTTCAAAACATTCTTAGATTTTATATCCAAGTGATTTGTTGGCTCATCCATCAGCAATACATTTATCGGTTGAAGCAACAGTTTACATAGCGCCAAACGGTTTCTTTCGCCTCCAGAAAGCACTTTCACCTTTTTCTCTACATCATCTCCTCTAAACAGAAAAGAGCCCAGCATATCGCGCACCTTGGATCTGTTAGTATCGGTGGCAGCGTCCTCCATCGTTTGTAGTAACGTGATTTCGCCATCAAGATATTCGGCTTGATTTTGAGCAAAATAACCCACTTGAACATTATGTCCAAGTTTGATACTTCCCTCATATTCAAATTCATCAACTATTGCTTTAATAAAGGTAGACTTACCTTGACCATTTTGGCCCACAAATGCAATTTTACTCCCTCGTTCTACAAGAAGTGAAATGTTTTTTAAAATTGTTTTGTCACCATAACTCTTAGTGACATTTTCAGCTTCGATAACAACTTTTCCTGGAACTTTTGAAAGCGGAAACGAAATATTCATAACAGAATTATCATCTTCGTCAACTTCTATGCGCTCAACCTTGTCTAATTTCTTGATTAAAGACTGCGCCATCGATGCTTTTGAAGCTTTCGCTCTAAATTTTTCGATCAACTTCTCGGTTTCTTCAATTTTTTTAGCTTGATTCTTTTGAGTTGCTAATTGCTTTTCGCGAATCTCGTGACGAAGTTCTAAGTATTGTGAGTAAGGTTTGTTAAAGTCGTATGCTTTTCCCAAAGAAATTTCGATTGTTCTATTGGTAACATTGTCCAAGAACATTCTGTCGTGCGATACAATCACTACAACTCCAGGATAATTACGCAAGAAACTTTCTAGCCAAATGATACTTTCAATATCCAAGTGATTTGTAGGCTCATCAAGAAGCAACACATCATTTGCCTGCAGAAGCAGTTTGGCAAGTTCAATACGCATTCGCCAACCTCCAGAAAAAGTTTCGGTTAGATTGTCAAACACTTCTCTTTTAAAGCCAAGTCCTAAAAGAATTTTTTCAGTGTCACCCACATAATTATAACCACCTAATAATTCAAATCGGTGTGTGTAATCAGAAAGATCTTCAATTATTTTACTATACTCCTCACTTTCATAATCTGTACGAGTTACCAATTGATGATTTAACTCTTCTAGTTTTTTTTCGGTTTGTTTAATATCAGTAAAAGCTTGGTATGCTTCTTCCAAAACTGTTCGTCCTTGTTCAAAATCAATATCTTGGCGAAGAAAACCTAGCCTAATTTCCTTTTCCGAAGCGATACTCCCGCTATCTGGTAAAAAGTCTCTAGCTAGAATTTTGAGCATCGTAGATTTTCCAGCACCATTCTTACCTACAAGGCCTACACGGTCACCTGCACCTAAACGAAAGGTTACTTCTTCAAACAAATATGTGCCTCCAAAAGACACTGACAAATTATGTATATTTAGCATTATGATAGGGTTTATGTATTTTAACATTCGTACTTTTGTACAAACCAAATACACAATTAAATAATTTTTGCAAATGTTAAAAAAAGGATCCAAATTATATAGCATTTTAACAGGAACTTGTCCCAAATGTCAAAATGAGAGTATGTATTCTGACCCAAATTTGCTACATGTGCATAATTTGCTTAAAATGAACGAAAAATGTTCTCATTGTGGATTCAAATATCAAATTGAACCTGGTTTTTTTTTCGGAGCAATGTATGTGAGTTATGGTCTTAATGTCGCAGTTGGTATTGCGGCATTTATTATAGCTTACTATTTTAGTGAAAGTCTTAAAACATCATTTATTGTGATTATTATCACATTACTAATACTTTTCCCGATAGTCATGAGGCTTTCTCGAACTTTATATATAAATATGTTTGTCAAATACGAACCGGGTTATAAAAAAGTTAATTAGCTTTTTTTCCTAATTCTTTTAATATCATTCTCCACACGAAGTTCCGTACCAAACTCTACATACTCAAATAGCTCTTTGGCTAATGCTGGCCCCTGCATGACACCCCTCGTGCCCAATCCATTAAGGACAAATAAGTTTTTATATTGCCAGTGAACGCCTATAAGGGGCTTTCTGTCTTTGACCGTTGGTCTGATTCCTGCGTGATGCGATATGATCTGATAATCGCAATCGATAATTTCATCGATTCTTGAAATTAATTCAGCTCTTCCAGCTTCCGTCGGGTGGCTGGTTTTGTCTTCCCAATTGTACGTTGCACCTACTTTGTACATATTATTTCCAAGTGGTAAAATAAAGACGCTAGTATTCACTATGACATCTAGACGAAGGTCCTCCGCTTTAATTATAAATAGTTCTCCTTTTGTCCCATCAAGTGGAAGGTAATTAAAGTATGGATTCTTAATAATTCCAAAACCTTCGGCAAATACAATCTTTCTACATTCAATTCCTTTATAACGAATAGATTCTTCATTAATTTCCAAAGCTGAATAATCGAAAGACTCATTTCGAATCAAATTACCCTCTGCTAAAAAAGTGTGATAGTCTTGTACTAGCTTTTTAGTATCTACAAATCCTGTCTGCATTACTTCTCCGTAGCCTAATGGAGAACTTATTCCTGCGTAATTCTTTAAAACCAATTCTGTTGAAAGAAATGGTGCCATTGTAGGTTTATCCGAAGCAGCAAACCAATTATTTTGCTCCTCAATCGAGAAGAATTTACGCAAAACTGGCAAAGCAAAATCGTACTTCCCTTCTAACTGAGTAGGTAAATTTAAATAGAATTTTTTCATTTCATCCAACTGCTCCTGCGCATTTGCTAGACCACTAAACCTCTTAAGGATAACAGGATTGTATAAACCACCCGCAATAAGAGATGAATTTTGAGATGAGTCATTAAAGACTACAAACGATTTTGAGACATTTCGCACTTGTTCTGCAAATGAAATACCTGCTAGACCTCCACCAACAATAATGTAATCAATCATAATATTTAGCATAAAAAAAGCTCTTACCAAAGGTAAGAGCTTTTCTAAATTTATTTTAGCAAAGTGCTAGTAATTCCACATATCAGATTCGAAATCACGAATTTTGTCTTTCACTCTTTCTGATTCTAACAACTGCATTTGCGCATTGTCTTTCATATAGTCTTTAATCTCCCTGTCACCATATACATTTTCTTCTTTGTAAATAGTAGCGTTAAATCTGCGTGAGTTTAACAAGTGATCAAAAGTGATAGGCATTGCAGTATTGCGATCGTTGAAAGCTTTGTTTTCATGCAAAACTTCGCGTGCATCTGGAAAGTAAACCCAAAACAATTCGATGTAATCTGGCTCGTCGTTACCTACAGTGTAAACATCTGGAGTAACTGGGCAAATTCCTAGCAATCTGTATTTTAATTCACTCTGACGTTTGTCAAAATACCAAAAACCTTTAATCTTATAGTCAGATACATCGTAAGAACTAAGATTAGTTGGAACAATATACTGCGGATCAATAGCTTGACCAGCGTTATACTGCTCTCTACCTGGGTCTGTAGTATCAACACGACTCAACGAAGCTTCAATGTCCTTTATAGTTTTCTTTGTATTGAAATAACTATCAGAATAAACTTCAGTAATCTCACCCGATTTCATTGCTTTTGTAAGCACATCGTAAAGAGAACGACGATCACTTCCTACGTTCAAACTATCCACAGGATAGTACAAAGGAAAGTTAATACGTTCATCAAGGTCAATGATCTCCCAAACGGTTTTTCCCATCAATACATCTCTGTCGTGGACATAACCGTAAGGTAAAGGTTTGTCATTGTCAGAAATTAATTGCGCGGCAGTTTTCTTGCCAATTTCATCAGGGGTTTTTGCGTTTAGCAAATTTGATTGAGCGAAAGAAACCGTAGTTCCAGCTATCAAAACCGCCAACATTAAAAAATTTCTACAATTCATATCTTTTATTATTCTAAGTATATTGAGTATAAAAACGTCAGACTTAAATTATTATTGTACTTCAAAGATAACTGGAGAAGTTCTTGGCAACATATAGTTACCAGCTCCAACTAACTTAGTTTTAATTTCTGAGATCGTTACTTGATCTCCTCTTCCAGCTCTAGCAATTACTGCTTTTGCTTGCGCATTCATTTTGTCACCTTGTACTACAACTGTAGGTTGTCCAGTAACTTTGATATTAAATCCAGTTACGTTTAATCCTACTTCGAAATCAAAGTCTACTAGTTTTGCACCCACAGTAGATACTTCTAAACTGCTTTTTGGTCCTTTAACAACTCCCATTTCTCCACGGATAGTTCCAGTAGGGCTAGGAATACCTTTAATTCTAAAAGTTTTCTTGTCAGAAACTGAACTACCATCAGGTAACTTTCCAGTAACGTTAATCGTAACTTCGTTTCCAGCTCCAGGGCTCATTTTATAAGAACCTGCTCCTCCAGCTGAACTAAGTCCAGGTGCGCTTGCAGAAACTTTATCAGCAGAGATACCAGCGAATGATATTGTCATTGGGTTTACAACCCCACGGTATACTACATTCATCTTGTCTGCAGAAATTGTAGCAGATTTTGGTCTTGGAACAACAACGTAAGAACCTTTGATAGGCAAATTAACTGGTTTGTTATTTTCTTCAAAATTAAATGAACCTATCATTTGATGCTCTCCAACATTACCAGCTCCAAAAGAGAAGGTAGCTTGTCCAGCTTCGGCTTTAAGATTTTGACCATTTAATACTACAGATTTCGCCTGCAAAGTTGGGTCAAATTTTCCTAAGATAATTTTTCCAGTTACCGCTTCTCCTTGGAAGAACACAGTTTTGTCTGGCACAACTATTGGCTGATAAGCTGTAAGTGATGCAGCAGCAATCAAATCTGATTGGAACATTCCAGCGATGATATCGCTTTCTGTCGTGTTAACATCTGCCTGAATTTGAGATAGCTTAGTGATTGACGCTATAAGAGGAAATCCTTTATAGTTATATGACAACCATTCTACATTTTTGTTTTCTGTTTTTGAGAAAACCGGTTTTGTTGCGAATCTGTTTTCAATTTTCTTCATTTCGTCAGCAGTGATAGCACTCCCTCCAATTGCTTTTAATTGAGCTACATAATTTGCAATTTGATCCAAAAATGCTTTTCCGTCTTTAGTAGTTGTTTCAGCTTGAAACCATTTTTCGTCAATTTGACTACTTTGATCCATTTGCTCGAAAGGCAAGTTACCATCAGCATCTCTTTCCAGTTTGCTTGTAAATTCAGTTTTAAGATTTTCGATATACTTGTTGAAATCTGCAGATAGTTTTCTGATTTTTTCAACTTTCACTTTTTTCTCACCGTACTGTAATGGTTGCTCAGAAGCTTTCTGAACTAACTGTTGGTAAGAAGCGTCGTTACGAACTTTTGTAATTGTGTTTGATTCTTCTATTTTATTATTTAAGATACCAAAAGCAGATAATACTTCTTTTGACATGTTAAGCGCTAACATTGCGATGAAAACTAGATACATCAAGTTAATCATCTTCTGTCTAGGGGTTAATTTTCCTCCGGCCATTTTTTGTAATTGATTTTTGAGTGGTTATTAAAAAAAAAGTGGGCGAGAATTATTTTGCTCTATTAGAACCCATAGCAGAAAGCATTCCACCATAAACTTGATTCAATGAAGACAAGTTTGAAGTAAGAGATTGCATTTGATCTTTAAGTTTCAAATTGTTTTCAGCAACTTCTTGGTTGATTTGTGCGTTTCTTCCAGCACTTTCTAATTGAATCTTGTAAAGACCGTTAAGCGACTCCATTTGAGCAGCAGCAACTGTAAGCTCTTCACTGTATTTTTTTGTTGAAGCGATTGAATCTACAGTTGGAGCAATTCCTTTTGCAGCAGATTCGAAATTTTTGATGCTATTACCTAGACTTGACATAAGCGCACCATCAATTTTTGCTTCTTTAAGCATATTGTCTAACTTTTGAGAAAGCATACCTTGAGCTTCTTTAGGCTCTTCTGCCTTTAGAGCAGTTTTTGTAGCTACAGCTCCTCCAGCTAATTCAGGAAAAACAATTGACCAATCGATATCTTTATCTACTGGATCAAATGCTGAAAGACCAAAAATAAGTGCCTCAGTTCCAAGTCCTACAATAAGCATGATTCCTGCTCCAGGCCAGTGCATCAATTTGAAAAGTGCTCCGATGATTACCACTGCCGCTCCCATTCCGTAAGCGAAGTTCATTACTTTTTTGCTTAATAATGCCATAATAATTTTTGTGTTTTAGGTTAGTTTAATTTATAGTTGATTTAATATAGTTCAATTTAGCGTGCTGTGTTCCCAGTTGTCTGAGTACCCATATAATCTTGAACAGTTCTAAAGCCGATGTAACTTCTAGCGGTGTCAGCATACTCAAAGTCACGAGTCCCAACTCTTAGCATCATCGCAACATCTTTCCAAGAACCTCCACGTACTACTTTACGTTGGTTTTTTAAGTCTCCAACATTTGGATTCATTGTCGAAACATACTCATATGAACTTGCGTCATAAGAAGAGTCTGTCCATTCTGCAACGTTACCTGCCATGTTGTACAAGTTGTATCCATTTGCATCGTATGATTTTGCCTCTACAGTATATAAAGCGCCATCAGCTGCATAATCACCTCTATTAGGTTTGAAATTTGCTAAGAAACAACCTCTATCGTTCTTAGTGTAAGGACCACCCCAAGGATACATTCCTGACTCTAGACCACCTCTTGCCGCATACTCCCATTCTGCCTCACTTGGTAATCTAAATGAGTTGATAAGATTACGTCCTTTTTTCTTAGATCTAATATAAGCATTTTTCTTAAGTGTTCTCCAAGCGCAAAAAGCTTTTGCTTGAGTCCAAGCCACACCCACTACAGGATATTCGCTATATGCTTGGTGCC comes from the Flavobacterium ardleyense genome and includes:
- a CDS encoding GNAT family N-acetyltransferase, whose translation is MQNFYVEYFSDSNLVGIALLQLIDLKNIQPFQEVDISLKSKLSSWALNKFASSVLFIGNNMMSGQNAFRFSSKITEQEKFKLLSDSANSLRSKLKGKGQRIHITVWKDFSKMEGTQIEKSISTEYYKFAIQPSMVFNLPDTIQCELDYVNLLSKKYRDQYKRARKKAIEIEKRQLSISEIETYQERLFELYSTTVANASFNTFYLPKDHFAALKKNLGADFQLYAYFLDKELIGFNTIVKNGETLEPYFLGYDAEKQKSSLLYLNMLYDIVGYASAKKFKTISFGRTALEIKSSVGAKPLELFGFIKHSNPVINFFIAIIFRSVEPKADWRNRNPFKAEYAGPRV
- a CDS encoding diacylglycerol/lipid kinase family protein is translated as MQSEKNILMIVNPISGDLDKLEIVESASLYCKLKNLQLTTFYTTGKSDAYEINRLYKKLKPQRVIIVGGDGTIKFVADILQAEDVVFGIIPAGSANGLSVDLNFSKILSDNILVAFENEPIEIDMICINGQKSLHLSDIGLNAELIKNYQNSGVRGKMGYILQSINTLTDEELPFNAIITTPEGITQVNSKMIVVANSQKYGTGVVINPLGMLNDGKFEIVILKNLNLILFSKILFGNMPLDNEEDVTIISTRSATIETDVDVHFQIDGEYLGLTKSLEIEILDKNFKLAVPHTQL
- a CDS encoding App1 family protein, with product MKPLLKLYRGYANQQELVVMGHVFCPTTKEEYDFQKRSFKNAKSIIRMFRVKTKGNADVFLYHDGEKIHTKALEDGYFKFCIPLKNDLAFGWNNYRVSIMHNGKEIIEKGSYVRPHDGELGFISDIDDTFLVSHTRNIFKKMYILLFKNVNDRRIFEDVVAHYQALSNSGRGTGAEENAFFYVSSSEWNLYRFIVEFTKIHQLPKAVMLLKDIKTSLLDFLVTGRGDHNHKFEKVKHILEFYPQLNYTLLGDDSQEDAFLYEAICKIFPVNVKAVYIRQTGSKKKQKVVKTLENISSLDVSTLYFKSSTEAIAHSKSIGLIID
- a CDS encoding ABC-F family ATP-binding cassette domain-containing protein; amino-acid sequence: MLNIHNLSVSFGGTYLFEEVTFRLGAGDRVGLVGKNGAGKSTMLKILARDFLPDSGSIASEKEIRLGFLRQDIDFEQGRTVLEEAYQAFTDIKQTEKKLEELNHQLVTRTDYESEEYSKIIEDLSDYTHRFELLGGYNYVGDTEKILLGLGFKREVFDNLTETFSGGWRMRIELAKLLLQANDVLLLDEPTNHLDIESIIWLESFLRNYPGVVVIVSHDRMFLDNVTNRTIEISLGKAYDFNKPYSQYLELRHEIREKQLATQKNQAKKIEETEKLIEKFRAKASKASMAQSLIKKLDKVERIEVDEDDNSVMNISFPLSKVPGKVVIEAENVTKSYGDKTILKNISLLVERGSKIAFVGQNGQGKSTFIKAIVDEFEYEGSIKLGHNVQVGYFAQNQAEYLDGEITLLQTMEDAATDTNRSKVRDMLGSFLFRGDDVEKKVKVLSGGERNRLALCKLLLQPINVLLMDEPTNHLDIKSKNVLKTALQKYEGTLLLVSHDRDFLQGMSNIVYEFKDQKIHEYLGDINYFLEQRNLENMREVEKKDVAKKEVVKDSNKASYEEQKKNKALYNRLNKIESQIKQLEINIQRDDKLLDSNYDKHIEDANFFSAYNKKKAELDQLLLDWEDAQMAIELATN
- a CDS encoding DUF983 domain-containing protein; amino-acid sequence: MLKKGSKLYSILTGTCPKCQNESMYSDPNLLHVHNLLKMNEKCSHCGFKYQIEPGFFFGAMYVSYGLNVAVGIAAFIIAYYFSESLKTSFIVIIITLLILFPIVMRLSRTLYINMFVKYEPGYKKVN
- a CDS encoding NAD(P)/FAD-dependent oxidoreductase, with product MIDYIIVGGGLAGISFAEQVRNVSKSFVVFNDSSQNSSLIAGGLYNPVILKRFSGLANAQEQLDEMKKFYLNLPTQLEGKYDFALPVLRKFFSIEEQNNWFAASDKPTMAPFLSTELVLKNYAGISSPLGYGEVMQTGFVDTKKLVQDYHTFLAEGNLIRNESFDYSALEINEESIRYKGIECRKIVFAEGFGIIKNPYFNYLPLDGTKGELFIIKAEDLRLDVIVNTSVFILPLGNNMYKVGATYNWEDKTSHPTEAGRAELISRIDEIIDCDYQIISHHAGIRPTVKDRKPLIGVHWQYKNLFVLNGLGTRGVMQGPALAKELFEYVEFGTELRVENDIKRIRKKS
- the porN gene encoding type IX secretion system ring subunit PorN/GldN, translated to MNCRNFLMLAVLIAGTTVSFAQSNLLNAKTPDEIGKKTAAQLISDNDKPLPYGYVHDRDVLMGKTVWEIIDLDERINFPLYYPVDSLNVGSDRRSLYDVLTKAMKSGEITEVYSDSYFNTKKTIKDIEASLSRVDTTDPGREQYNAGQAIDPQYIVPTNLSSYDVSDYKIKGFWYFDKRQSELKYRLLGICPVTPDVYTVGNDEPDYIELFWVYFPDAREVLHENKAFNDRNTAMPITFDHLLNSRRFNATIYKEENVYGDREIKDYMKDNAQMQLLESERVKDKIRDFESDMWNY
- the porM gene encoding type IX secretion system motor protein PorM/GldM, which translates into the protein MAGGKLTPRQKMINLMYLVFIAMLALNMSKEVLSAFGILNNKIEESNTITKVRNDASYQQLVQKASEQPLQYGEKKVKVEKIRKLSADFNKYIENLKTEFTSKLERDADGNLPFEQMDQSSQIDEKWFQAETTTKDGKAFLDQIANYVAQLKAIGGSAITADEMKKIENRFATKPVFSKTENKNVEWLSYNYKGFPLIASITKLSQIQADVNTTESDIIAGMFQSDLIAAASLTAYQPIVVPDKTVFFQGEAVTGKIILGKFDPTLQAKSVVLNGQNLKAEAGQATFSFGAGNVGEHQMIGSFNFEENNKPVNLPIKGSYVVVPRPKSATISADKMNVVYRGVVNPMTISFAGISADKVSASAPGLSSAGGAGSYKMSPGAGNEVTINVTGKLPDGSSVSDKKTFRIKGIPSPTGTIRGEMGVVKGPKSSLEVSTVGAKLVDFDFEVGLNVTGFNIKVTGQPTVVVQGDKMNAQAKAVIARAGRGDQVTISEIKTKLVGAGNYMLPRTSPVIFEVQ
- the porL gene encoding type IX secretion system motor protein PorL/GldL; the protein is MALLSKKVMNFAYGMGAAVVIIGALFKLMHWPGAGIMLIVGLGTEALIFGLSAFDPVDKDIDWSIVFPELAGGAVATKTALKAEEPKEAQGMLSQKLDNMLKEAKIDGALMSSLGNSIKNFESAAKGIAPTVDSIASTKKYSEELTVAAAQMESLNGLYKIQLESAGRNAQINQEVAENNLKLKDQMQSLTSNLSSLNQVYGGMLSAMGSNRAK